From Lolium perenne isolate Kyuss_39 chromosome 5, Kyuss_2.0, whole genome shotgun sequence, a single genomic window includes:
- the LOC127300426 gene encoding uncharacterized protein produces MSTTTTEANLSAISESLVKLNMMLGRIAVRQDQMLVDLKKMTVALAPTATTTPTSVPVRVLGQQTSKSSSPSLFSANQVVGAGVPGADVVLASTMPTRCSTQGPAANFSCNHAVVAFPTSGTQHFPPTTSMNARNNTLQDIGESGMDTPTCFSTHVLSWPRDDPGAHSQDDTNMSAEVLTHIGGLSLFQELCVDAFDAMAKLLPEYVVLGDEIADQVLTHVGSFSLFIEIDMDTHNEPEGKIDKPTPWEHGLGGVEPVFPLLPPAEGMMQQLLLREMQQHGKIIAIISLPWDRGKHMLLLQDLGWQPTNAGGDTTLLCEQGPLQWSHMMQQSSSKHVAKSADVKVLESFGKDELKKLYNDNFHEWISFQQYEWMKWMNKYVSKLWPFVSQAASPVVQEPVEPLLQDYRHPRNVSPRIEGIRIQILQPVQIIMDIHFRWCGDPGIILDVDARVTSLPILLKDLHVLTAVCVIFQLSEDISCIFVVTIALLAEPEPRKQYRLMAVGGSLTASLTAIPGVLDMIDDTVHSIVNDMLQWTYRFVVPLDVNVDTSELELKREGKLSVTVIKATSLKDKESTSKSDPYVTLHVWPMFKLKIQVIDDNLSREWNETFELLLKDKETQSIIFEVYDEDKLHQDKRLGVAKLAVNTIQPETPFEITLNLMQPLDSLKIKGYMEEQPQALENKAMQKRKRVNDAAVTGSTMLALGGATSLVFPCQRLNGALNVGLAKALEDAIEKLVLKFSCTCLGSRLLILSTSLKFLLWLSTYELMPWDPRDMQNKVLFASSRQPIGAPDLQTPWDPGIVTIHSATLLYLSRLNCMLELDGAEPARHCLGASNVFWGRYCHARYLWRYKPGSHGPWAGDHGPEVSVDGNKRRSCTGRRASNQYLDIGTEPTLLAPLSLLFSLFLNSGNRSSLTTAIIPSRGQV; encoded by the exons ATGTCGACAACAACGACAGAGGCGAACTTGAGTGCCATCAGCGAGAGCTTGGTAAAGCTCAACATGATGCTGGGTCGTATTGCCGTTAGGCAGGACCAGATGCTCGTTGATTTGAAGAAGATGACGGTGGCGCTGGCGCCCACCGCCACAACCACACCGACATCCGTGCCAGTTCGAGTACTGGGGCAGCAGACATCGAAGTCTTCTTCACCCTCGCTCTTCTCGGCCAATCAGGTCGTGGGTGCTGGTGTTCCAGGCGCGGATGTCGTCTTGGCTTCCACTATGCCCACCAGGTGTTCGACACAAGGCCCGGCTGCCAATTTCTCTTGCAACCATGCTGTGGTCGCGTTCCCAACTAGTGGCACGCAACATTTTCCTCCTACGACTTCGATGAATGCCAGGAACAACACGCTGCAAGATATTGGTGAGTCTGGCATGGACACACCTACATGCTTTTCGACCCATGTTCTCTCCTGGCCACGGGATGATCCGGGTGCACACAGTCAAGACGACACCAACATGTCAGCCGAGGTGCTGACACATATTGGAGGTTTGTCCCTATTTCAAGAGCTTTGTGTTGATGCTTTTGATGCAATGGCTAAATTGCTTCCCGAGTACGTGGTGCTGGGCGACGAGATTGCCGATCAAGTGCTCACTCATGTCGGCAGCTTCTCACTCTTTATAGAGATTGATATGGATACACACAATGAACCTGAGGGGAAGATTGATAAGCCAACACCCTGGGAACATGGACTAGGTGGAGTTGAACCGGTATTTCCTCTACTACCACCAGCAGAAGGAATGATGCAACAACTACTGTTAAGGGAGATGCAACAACATGGAAAAATTATTGCTATAATTAGCTTACCATGGGATCGAGGAAAACATATGCTTCTGTTACAAGATTTAGGTTGGCAACCAACCAATGCTGGAGGAGATACAACCTTGCTATGTGAGCAGGGGCCATTACAGTGGAGCCACATGATGCAGCAGAGTAGCAGCAAGCACGTCGCCAAGTCTGCGGATGTCAAGGTCCTTGAGTCTTTCGGCAAGGACGAACTAAAGAAGCTTTACAACGACAATTTCCACGAGTGGATATCCTTCCAACAGTATGAGTGGATGAAATGGATGAACAAGTATGTCAGCAAACTTTGGCCTTTTGTTTCACAAGCTGCAAGTCCAGTTGTTCAGGAACCTGTTGAACCACTGCTACAGGATTATCGACATCCTCGAAATGTGTCTCCAAGGATTGAAGGCATCCGTATCCAAATTCTTCAGCCAGTCCAAATTataatggatatacatttccgctGGTGTGGTGATCCAGGAATAATCCTTGATGTTGATGCTCGGGTTACATCACTGCCTATCCTGCTCAAGGATCTCCATGTCTTAACTGCTGTTTGTGTTATATTTCAACTATCAGAAGATATTTCCTGCATCTttgttgttactattgctctcctcGCTGAGCCAGAGCCAAGAAAACAGTACAGGTTAATGGCTGTTGGAGGAAGCCTGACTGCTAGCCTGACTGCTATTCCAGGAGTTCTTGATATGATTGATGATACTGTTCATTCAATTGTCAATGACATGCTCCAGTGGACCTACAGGTTTGTTGTTCCATTGGATGTCAACGTTGATACAAGTGAGCTGGAGCTTAAACGTGAAGGAAAACTTTCTGTTACTGTAATAAAAGCAACGTCTTTGAAGGACAAGGAGTCAACTAGTAAATCTGATCCCTATGTGACCCTGCATGTGTGGCCGATGTTCAAGTTGAAAATACAAGTCATTGATGACAACCTAAGTCGTGAATGGAATGAAACATTTGAGCTGCTGCTGAAAGACAAGGAAACCCAATCTATCATTTTTGAGGTTTATGATGAAGACAAACTTCACCAAGATAAGAGGCTAGGTGTGGCTAAACTAGCAGTGAACACTATTCAGCCTGAGACGCCCTTTGAAATCACTCTGAATCTTATGCAGCCACTGGATTCACTTAAAATTAAAGGTTACATGGAAGAGCAACCGCAAGCCCTGGAAAATAAAGCAATGCAGAAGAGGAAGCGAGTCAATGATGCTGCAGTAACCGGTAGCACAATGCTTGCACTTGGTGGTGCCACATCACTAGTTTTTCCATGCCAACGGCTGAATGGTGCATTAAACGTTGGCCTTGCAAAAGCTCTGGAGGATGCGATTGAGAAACTTGTGCTCAAATTCTCTTGCACCTGCTTAGGCTCGAGGCTCTTAATATTGTCAACTTCACTCAAG TTCCTTCTATGGCTAAGCACGTATGAACTGATGCCATGGGATCCACGTGATATGCAAAACAAAGTCTTGTTTGCAAGCTCAAGGCAACCTATAGGAGCTCCTGATCTGCAGACACCATGGGATCCTGGCATTGTGACAATTCATAGTGCAACTCTGCTCTATTTGTCAAGGTTGAACTGCATGTTGGAGCTAGATGGAGCGGAGCCTGCACGCCATTGCTTGGGGGCAAGCAATGTTTTTTGGGGGCGGTATTGTCATGCCCGATACCTCTGGAGATACAAGCCTGGGAGCCATGGGCCATGGGCTGGTGATCATGGGCCGGAAGTATCGGTGGATGGCAACAAAAGGAGAAGCTGCACAGGGAGAAGGGCATCGAATCAGTATCTGGATATTGGAACAGAACCAACTCTGCTCGCTCCTCTCTCTCTGTTGTTCTCTCTGTTCCTGAATTCTGGCAATCGATCAAGCCTCACGACGGCAATCATACCGTCAAGGGGGCAAGTGTGA